One part of the Vitis riparia cultivar Riparia Gloire de Montpellier isolate 1030 chromosome 6, EGFV_Vit.rip_1.0, whole genome shotgun sequence genome encodes these proteins:
- the LOC117917133 gene encoding acyl-lipid omega-3 desaturase (cytochrome b5), endoplasmic reticulum-like, producing MAGEKEHSFNGERAGGKTTDGVGGGDGFDPSAPPPFRIADIRAAIPKHCWVKDPWKSMSYVLRDVVVVFGLAVAAIYSDSWLVWPLYWAAQGTMFWALFVLGHDCGHGSFSDNPKLNSIVGHLLHSWILVPYHGWRISHRTHHQNHGHVENDESWVPLPEKIYKNLDNSVRILRFTVPFPIFAYPMYLWHRSPGKKGSHFNPDSDLFPTSERKAVLTSTLCWCMMVALLVCVSFVVGLPQVLKLYGVPYLVFVMWLDFVTYLHHHGYEQKLPWYRGKEWSYLRGGLTTVDRDYGWFNNIHHDIGTHVIHHLFPQIPHYHLIEATKAARPVLGKYYREPKKSGPIPIHLLKNLTRSIKQDHYVSDTGDVVYYQTDPHLYQFFHDKSK from the exons ATGGCTGGGG AGAAAGAGCACTCTTTCAATGGGGAGAGGGCAGGAGGTAAAACTACTGATGGGGTTGGTGGAGGGGATGGATTTGATCCCAGTGCGCCGCCTCCTTTCCGGATTGCTGATATTCGAGCTGCAATTCCCAAGCATTGCTGGGTCAAGGATCCATGGAAGTCTATGAGTTATGTCCTCAGGGATGTTGTTGTGGTGTTTGGGTTGGCAGTGGCTGCCATTTACTCGGACAGCTGGTTGGTTTGGCCACTGTACTGGGCTGCCCAGGGGACAATGTTCTGGGCATTGTTTGTTCTTGGACATGACTG TGGCCATGGAAGCTTTTCAGACAATCCTAAGCTGAATAGTATAGTGGGGCATCTCCTGCACTCTTGGATTCTCGTTCCCTACCATGGATG GAGAATCAGCCACAGAACTCACCATCAAAACCATGGTCATGTTGAAAATGATGAATCATGGGTCCCG TTGCCTGAGAAAATATACAAGAACTTGGACAACAGCGTCCGAATTTTGAGATTTACAGTGCCTTTCCCCATCTTTGCATACCCTATGTACTTG TGGCATAGAAGCCCAGGGAAGAAGGGCTCCCACTTCAATCCTGACAGTGATCTGTTCCCAACCAGTGAAAGGAAAGCTGTGCTCACTTCAACTCTGTGTTGGTGTATGATGGTTGCTCTGCTTGTTTGCGTATCCTTTGTAGTGGGTCTTCCCCAAGTGCTTAAGCTCTATGGGGTCCCATATCTG GTTTTTGTTATGTGGCTGGACTTTGTTACTTACTTGCATCACCATGGCTATGAGCAAAAACTTCCTTGGTATCGGGGCAAG GAATGGAGCTATCTACGAGGAGGGCTAACGACGGTTGATCGTGACTATGGCTGGTTTAACAACATCCACCATGACATTGGCACCCATGTTATACATCATCTCTTCCCTCAAATCCCACACTATCACTTAATAGAAGCG ACAAAGGCAGCCAGACCAGTGCTTGGAAAGTATTACCGAGAACCCAAGAAGTCTGGGCCTATTCCAATACATTTACTCAAGAATCTAACAAGAAGCATCAAACAAGACCATTATGTTAGTGACACTGGAGATGTTGTGTACTATCAGACTGACCCTCACCTATACCAATTTTTTCATGACAAATCCAAATAA
- the LOC117915999 gene encoding acyl-lipid omega-3 desaturase (cytochrome b5), endoplasmic reticulum-like, translating into MSQGKEHLGLEASSQLKASSINGERGEGKAIDGVDEDDEFDPSAPPPFRLAEVRAVIPKHCWVKDPWKSMSYVFRDFIVIFGLAIAAIYLDRWVVWPLYWAAQGTMFWALFVLGHDCGHGSFSDNPMLNSMVGHLLHSTILVPYNGWRISHRTHHQNQGHVENDESWVPFPEKLYRSLDTKTRTLRFTLPFPMFAYPLYLWYRSPGKEGSHFNPYSDMFPISERKAVLTSTVCWSIMVALLLVLSFVAGPVQVLKLYGVPYWVFIMWLDFVTYLQHHGYEQKLPWYRGKEWSYLRGGLTTVDRDYGWFNSIQHNTGTHVIHHLFPQIPHYHLIEATEAAKPVLGKYYREPKKSGPIPAHLVKTLIKSMKEDHYVSDTGDILYYQTDPELYPSSHYKSN; encoded by the exons ATGAGCCAAG GCAAGGAACACCTGGGACTTGAAGCAAGCTCTCAACTGAAGGCCTCATCTATCAATGGGGAGAGAGGAGAAGGAAAAGCCATTGATGGGGTTGATGAGGATGATGAATTTGACCCCAGTGCTCCCCCTCCATTCCGGTTGGCTGAGGTCAGAGCTGTTATTCCCAAGCATTGCTGGGTTAAGGATCCATGGAAGTCTATGAGTTATGTTTTCAGGGATTTCATTGTGATTTTTGGACTGGCTATAGCAGCTATATACTTGGACAGATGGGTGGTTTGGCCACTCTACTGGGCTGCCCAGGGAACAATGTTCTGGGCCCTGTTTGTTCTTGGACATGACTG tggACATGGAAGCTTTTCTGATAACCCTATGCTGAATAGTATGGTGGGGCACCTCTTACATTCAACAATCCTTGTTCCCTACAATGGATG GAGAATCAGCCACAGAACTCACCATCAGAACCAAGGTCATGTTGAAAATGATGAATCATGGGTTCCA TTCCCTGAGAAATTATACCGGAGCTTGGATACTAAAACCCGAACTCTAAGATTCACATTGCCTTTCCCCATGTTTGCATATCCTCTCTACTTG TGGTATAGAAGCCCTGGAAAGGAAGGCTCCCACTTCAATCCTTACAGTGATATGTTCCCAATCAGTGAAAGAAAGGCCGTGCTCACTTCAACTGTATGCTGGTCTATAATGGTTGCTCTGCTTCTTGTTCTATCCTTTGTTGCCGGTCCTGTCCAAGTGCTTAAGCTCTATGGTGTCCCCTATTGG GTTTTCATCATGTGGTTGGACTTTGTCACTTATCTGCAGCACCATGGCTATGAGCAAAAACTTCCCTGGTACCGTGGCAAG GAATGGAGCTATTTGAGGGGAGGGCTAACGACGGTTGATCGTGACTATGGATGGTTTAATAGCATCCAACATAACACTGGCACGCATGTTATACATCATCTCTTCCCCCAAATCCCACACTATCACTTAATAGAAGCG ACAGAGGCTGCAAAGCCAGTGCTTGGAAAATACTACAGAGAACCAAAAAAATCTGGGCCCATTCCAGCTCACTTGGTCAAGACTCTAATCAAAAGCATGAAGGAAGACCACTATGTTAGTGATACTGGAGACATTTTGTACTATCAGACTGATCCTGAGCTGTATCCATCCTCTCATTACAAGTCCAACTGA
- the LOC117915998 gene encoding uncharacterized protein LOC117915998, translating to MKFLSSSSSSSSSSTVSFNANMCNSRNATAGCFAGVLRRLLCSGSLPTHPSDHIRDSGLVVFGKDENLKAGEKMEGVAMPGIVARLMGLDSMPEINLVCSQIKGNSIVRSRSMNSMDCWPDSEAMQGKHRRVKSSLSFRETPVFFEMENEEYLLLSFGNEGETKELRQKERICEMGSGGLRQRTRERCGNKNTRRQRVSEKKDKEDGDARKNVPIGKENTNRRVSDQPSRMVCNNGEVKDFPAQDSFKKPQVSSEDGAKLRDKKKKSRSATKKVEPECSSENSSPVSVLDFGECINDPELPIPEENLKSTGSSSRRKLSPELENYDHPSSENASSSIGDDGEAKKIEGKCTGSRKTACHGQKYLGMWVEICRLVGGEMMESSWLYNEIKKHEDFEDLGADFGLHILDGLLQELVDHLCELPMKKFDL from the exons ATGAAGTTCTtatcttcttcctcctcttcctcctcttcttccaCTGTTTCTTTCAATGCAAATATGTGCAATTCAAGGAATGCCACTGCCGGGTGCTTTGCCGGCGTCTTGCGGCGGCTTCTTTGCTCTGGTAGTCTCCCTACACACCCTTCTGATCACATTAGAGATTCTGGCTTAGTAGTGTTTGgtaaggatgaaaatttgaagGCTGGGGAGAAGATGGAGGGTGTAGCCATGCCCGGGATAGTAGCAAGGCTAATGGGGTTGGATTCGATGCCAGAGATCAACTTGGTTTGCAGTCAGATAAAAGGCAATTCAATTGTGCGAAGCAGATCCATGAATTCTATGGATTGCTGGCCAGACTCTGAGGCAATGCAGGGAAAGCATCGTCGGGTCAAGTCCTCATTGTCGTTTCGAGAGACACCAGTGTTCTTTGAGATGGAAAATGAGGAGTACTTGTTGCTCAGCTTCGGGAATGAAGGTGAAACCAAGGAATTGAGACAGAAAGAGAGGATATGCGAGATGGGTTCTGGAGGATTGAGGCAGAGAACCAGAGAGAGATGTGGAAACAAGAACACTAGAAGACAGCGTGTGTCTGAGAAGAAGGATAAGGAAGATGGCGATGCTAGAAAGAATGTCCCAATTGGGAAGGAGAATACCAACAGGAGGGTCTCTGATCAGCCTTCTCGGATGGTATGCAACAATGGCGAAGTTAAAGACTTTCCTGCACAAGATTCCTTCAAAAAACCACaagtttcctcagaggatggagCAAAGCTAAgggataaaaagaagaagagtcGTTCTGCAACTAAGAAAGTAGAGCCTGAGTGCAGTTCCGAAAATTCAAGCCCAGTCTCTGTTCTTGATTTTGGTGAATGTATTAATGATCCAGAACTTCCTATACCAG AAGAAAATCTCAAGTCTACTGGTTCAAGTTCAAGAAGGAAACTATCACCTGAACTGGAAAATTACGATCACCCATCTTCAGAAAACGCCAGTAGTTCAATTGGTGATGATGGGGAAGcaaagaaaattgaagggaaATGCACTGGATCAAGGAAGACAGCTTGCCATGGCCAGAAATACTTGGGCATGTGGGTTGAAATCTGCAGGTTGGTTGGGGGAGAGATGATGGAATCCAGCTGGTTATACAATGAAATAAAGAAGCATGAAGATTTTGAAGATCTTGGTGCAGATTTCGGATTACACATCCTGGATGGATTGTTACAAGAACTAGTAGATCACCTTTGTGAACTTCCCATGAAAAAATTTGACTTGTAA
- the LOC117915997 gene encoding zinc finger CCCH domain-containing protein 66-like, which translates to MCSGSKRKLCPTMEGEVQKQEAFCCNFSLLLELSAANDLIGFRTAVEEEGRDVDETSFWYGRRIGSKKMGFEERTPLMIAAMFGSKEVLNYILATNRVDVNRACGSDGATALHCAVAGASASLPEVVKLLLDASADANCVDARGNRPGDLIAPILSLTFNSRKKAVEVMLKGSSSSIGEACVLSDQTVDDMEEQQQQEISVQRVYGTPEKKEYPVDLSLPDIKNGIYGTDEFRMYTFKVKPCSRAYSHDWTECPFVHPGENARRRDPRKYHYSCVPCPEFRKGSCRQGDACEYAHGIFECWLHPAQYRTRLCKDETGCTRRVCFFAHKPEELRPLYASTGSAVPSPRSFSVGASSLDMSPISPLALGSSSVLMPPTSTPPMTPSGVSSPMGGTMWQNQPNIIPPNLQLSGSRLKSSLSARDMDLDVELLGLESHRRRQQQLMDEMAGLSSPSSWNSGLNTSAAFAAASGDLIGELNRLGGVKPTNLEDIFGSLDPTILPQLQGLSMDAAAPQLQSPTGIQMRQNINQQLRSSYPASLSSSPVRGSASFGMDPSGSAAAAVLNSRAAAFAKRSQSFVERSAANRHSGFSSSASSAAVVPSPLSDWGSPDGKLDWGIQGEELNKLRKSASFGFRGNGSSYAAQAASVPAAADEPDVSWVQSLVKEAPSARPGQFVYEEQHQYHLNSGGSEILPPWVEQLCVEQEQMVA; encoded by the coding sequence ATGTGCAGTGGTTCCAAGAGGAAACTCTGTCCCACCATGGAGGGTGAAGTTCAGAAACAGGAGGCGTTTTGCtgtaatttttctcttttgctgGAATTATCTGCTGCCAATGATCTGATTGGCTTTAGAACTGCAGTTGAAGAAGAGGGCCGTGATGTGGATGAGACCAGCTTTTGGTATGGGAGGAGAATTGGGTCTAAGAAGATGGGGTTTGAAGAGAGGACACCCCTCATGATCGCTGCCATGTTCGGAAGCAAGGAAGTTTTGAATTATATCCTTGCAACCAACCGTGTTGATGTTAACAGAGCTTGTGGTTCGGACGGTGCCACTGCTCTTCACTGTGCTGTTGCAGGTGCCTCAGCTTCCCTGCCTGAGGTTGTGAAGCTCTTGCTTGATGCTTCTGCAGATGCTAATTGTGTTGATGCTAGGGGGAACCGGCCCGGAGATCTTATTGCTCCTATCCTTAGCTTGACCTTCAATTCAAGGAAGAAGGCTGTGGAGGTCATGCTGAAGggtagtagtagtagtattGGGGAAGCATGTGTATTGTCTGATCAAACGGTGGATGACATGGAAGAGCAGCAACAGCAAGAGATTTCAGTTCAACGGGTTTATGGGACTCCTGAGAAGAAAGAGTATCCTGTTGATCTCTCTCTTCCAGACATTAAAAATGGTATATATGGGACAGATGAGTTCAGAATGTACACATTCAAGGTGAAGCCTTGCTCAAGGGCTTACTCTCACGATTGGACAGAGTGTCCGTTTGTACACCCAGGGGAAAACGCGAGGAGGCGTGATCCACGGAAATATCATTACAGCTGTGTTCCCTGCCCAGAGTTCCGAAAGGGGAGCTGCCGGCAGGGGGATGCCTGTGAGTATGCTCATGGAATTTTTGAGTGCTGGCTTCATCCAGCCCAGTATCGGACCCGTCTCTGCAAAGATGAGACTGGGTGCACTAGAAGGGTTTGTTTCTTTGCTCACAAGCCTGAAGAGCTTCGCCCGTTGTATGCTTCCACAGGTTCAGCAGTGCCATCTCCCAGATCATTCTCAGTGGGAGCTTCTTCTTTGGACATGTCTCCAATTAGCCCGCTTGCCCTTGGTTCTTCGTCTGTCTTGATGCCTCCTACTTCAACACCACCTATGACACCCTCCGGAGTGTCTTCTCCTATGGGTGGAACCATGTGGCAGAACCAACCTAACATCATACCTCCTAACCTGCAGCTTTCTGGTAGCAGGTTGAAATCTTCATTAAGTGCCAGGGACATGGATTTGGATGTTGAACTACTTGGGCTAGAAAGTCATCGTCGCCGGCAGCAGCAGTTGATGGATGAAATGGCTGGACTTTCTTCCCCATCCAGCTGGAACAGTGGCCTGAACACTTCTGCAGCTTTTGCGGCGGCCTCTGGAGATCTAATTGGAGAATTAAATAGGCTTGGAGGAGTGAAGCCGACTAACCTTGAAGATATTTTTGGATCTCTCGATCCTACAATTTTGCCTCAATTACAGGGACTTTCAATGGATGCTGCAGCACCCCAGCTGCAGTCTCCCACTGGAATACAGATGCGCCAGAACATTAATCAGCAGCTCCGCTCGAGCTACCCTGCGAGCCTCTCATCTTCACCTGTCAGAGGGTCAGCATCATTTGGGATGGACCCATCTGGCTCTGCGGCAGCAGCAGTTTTGAATTCAAGGGCAGCTGCCTTTGCAAAGCGGAGCCAGAGTTTCGTTGAGCGAAGTGCTGCTAACCGTCATTCTGGGTTTTCTTCATCTGCTTCTTCTGCAGCTGTAGTGCCTTCCCCACTTTCTGATTGGGGCTCACCTGATGGCAAATTAGACTGGGGTATTCAGGGAGAGGAGCTGAACAAGCTGAGGAAATCGGCTTCTTTTGGGTTCAGGGGCAATGGCAGCAGTTATGCAGCACAAGCAGCCTCTGTGCCAGCAGCTGCGGATGAGCCAGATGTGTCTTGGGTTCAGTCCCTGGTGAAGGAAGCCCCATCAGCAAGACCTGGGCAATTCGTTTATGAGGAGCAGCATCAATATCATCTCAATAGTGGAGGTTCTGAGATACTCCCACCTTGGGTCGAGCAGTTGTGCGTGGAGCAGGAGCAGATGGTGGCATGA